One Corynebacterium efficiens YS-314 DNA segment encodes these proteins:
- a CDS encoding SDR family NAD(P)-dependent oxidoreductase produces MNSLNGRICIVTGAAQGIGKGIAERLAAEGATVVVADLNGEAASATAAELGNDSIGVTVDISDRTAVDAMVAEAKDKYGRIDVLVNNAGWDKIGPFLEIEPEIWDRIININLYGTLHCSQSVARIMVEQEGGGTIINIGSDAARVGSSGEAVYSACKGGVVSFTKTLARELARYGVTANAICPGPADTPLFAQISEENPKLRTALEKAIPLRRLAQPEDLANAVAFFASPESSYITGQTLSVSGGLTMI; encoded by the coding sequence ATGAACTCACTCAACGGACGCATCTGCATTGTCACCGGCGCGGCACAGGGAATCGGCAAGGGCATCGCCGAGCGCCTGGCCGCCGAGGGCGCCACCGTCGTGGTCGCCGACCTCAACGGCGAGGCCGCCAGCGCCACCGCCGCGGAACTGGGCAACGACTCCATCGGTGTCACCGTCGACATCTCCGACCGCACCGCCGTGGACGCGATGGTCGCCGAGGCGAAGGACAAGTACGGGCGTATCGACGTCCTGGTCAACAACGCCGGCTGGGACAAGATCGGTCCCTTCCTGGAGATCGAACCGGAGATCTGGGACCGCATCATCAACATCAACCTCTACGGCACCCTGCACTGCTCCCAGTCCGTGGCACGCATCATGGTGGAGCAGGAGGGTGGGGGAACCATCATCAACATCGGTTCCGATGCCGCCCGCGTGGGTTCCTCCGGTGAGGCCGTCTACTCCGCCTGCAAGGGTGGCGTGGTCTCCTTCACCAAGACGCTTGCCCGTGAACTCGCCCGTTATGGGGTCACCGCGAATGCCATCTGCCCCGGACCCGCGGATACCCCGCTGTTCGCCCAGATCTCCGAGGAGAACCCGAAGCTGCGCACCGCCCTGGAGAAGGCCATCCCGCTGCGTCGTCTGGCGCAGCCGGAGGACCTGGCCAACGCCGTCGCCTTCTTCGCCTCCCCTGAGTCCTCCTACATCACCGGTCAGACGCTGTCCGTCTCCGGTGGCCTGACCATGATCTAA
- a CDS encoding AMP-binding protein: MTVATTFDILLTDEEKQKHTEAGFWKNRLLIDYFDQAAAANPDKLCTVEQNGRHTYRELADDVEIAAHAMIEAGVEPGDVVGIHLPNWYEWLIIHLAAMRVGAITNPLIPIYRDREISHMARTAKVSVLFIAETFRRFNYMDMVDRLRDELPDLKKTIVVRGQTRRKGFDLFEDFLETGRTRREESPVDFTELRPDPNDLALIMFTSGTTGKPKGVMHTHNTVLAGALPWPDKLGMDENDVIHMASTFGHLTGYLYGVSLPFMLGGTAVIQDVWSVDYFVYLVEKYRITHTSGAAPFLHDLLHAENLHHYDMSSLKRFCCMGAPIPRVFITQAKEKLPEMSVFGGWGMTECCLTTMGHPDYPEEKIVNTDGRALAGMETRVVDEEGNEVPRGTQGRLQVRGAFLFRGYLGMLDATLEEYEGDWFNTGDLAVMDDEGFISLSGRDKDVIIRGGENVPVADLENALIQHPDIADVAVVAMPHDRLQEIAAAVVVMEHGREPITMETMKAHLESTNIAKPYWPEYLEVTDTLPRTPSGKPQKFKLREHLAKVAEKLKQDDIDNGVVATPGQITAPPVLTSPRGSWWGPVDITQMDSLFSVEEKSTALKVRQFVDREIRPNIAEWYNAGHFPREIIPELGKLGVLGMYLKGFDCPGRSAVEYGLAAQELEAGDSGLRTFVSVQGSLAMAAIHKHGSLDQKLEWLPRMARGEAVGCFGLTEPTAGSNPAAMKTFARQEPGGDWVLNGTKRWIGLANIADVAIIWAQTEEFGDGRGVRGFVVPTDTPGFSAQVIEPKLSMRASVQCEITLEDVRLPYTAMLPKDSAVGLRGPFSCLNEARYGIVWGVLGAARDSFNSALEYSHHREQFGTPLTHFQITQTKLADMAVAINKGYHLAHHIGRLKDTTGVTPEMISTGKLDNTRIAIQIARDARAMLGGNGISMDYSPLRHANNLESVRTYEGTDEVHQLTIGRFITGVGAFTAEGAK, translated from the coding sequence ATGACTGTCGCAACCACCTTCGACATCCTGCTCACCGATGAGGAAAAGCAGAAGCACACCGAGGCCGGGTTCTGGAAGAACCGCCTCCTCATCGATTACTTCGACCAGGCCGCAGCGGCCAACCCGGACAAGCTCTGCACTGTCGAGCAGAATGGTCGCCACACCTACAGGGAGCTTGCCGACGACGTCGAGATCGCCGCGCACGCCATGATCGAAGCCGGTGTGGAACCCGGCGACGTGGTGGGCATCCACCTGCCCAACTGGTACGAGTGGCTGATCATCCACCTGGCCGCCATGCGCGTTGGTGCGATCACCAACCCGCTCATCCCGATCTACCGCGACCGCGAGATCAGCCACATGGCACGAACCGCCAAGGTGTCGGTGCTGTTCATCGCCGAGACCTTCCGCCGCTTCAACTACATGGACATGGTCGACCGGCTCCGCGATGAGCTGCCCGACCTGAAGAAGACCATCGTGGTGCGCGGTCAGACCAGACGCAAGGGATTCGACCTCTTCGAGGATTTCCTCGAGACCGGACGCACGCGCCGGGAGGAGTCACCGGTTGACTTCACCGAGCTGCGCCCCGACCCCAACGACCTGGCCCTGATTATGTTCACCTCCGGCACCACCGGCAAGCCCAAGGGTGTCATGCACACCCACAACACCGTGCTCGCCGGTGCGCTGCCCTGGCCGGACAAGCTGGGGATGGATGAAAACGACGTCATCCACATGGCCTCCACCTTCGGTCACCTCACCGGTTATCTCTATGGCGTGAGCCTGCCGTTCATGCTCGGGGGCACCGCCGTCATCCAGGATGTCTGGAGCGTGGACTACTTCGTCTACCTGGTGGAGAAGTACCGCATCACCCATACCTCGGGTGCCGCCCCGTTCCTCCATGACCTGCTGCACGCGGAGAACCTGCACCACTACGACATGTCCAGCCTCAAGCGCTTCTGCTGCATGGGTGCGCCGATCCCACGTGTGTTCATCACCCAGGCCAAGGAGAAACTGCCGGAGATGAGTGTCTTCGGAGGTTGGGGCATGACGGAATGCTGCCTGACCACCATGGGCCATCCGGATTACCCGGAGGAGAAGATCGTCAACACCGACGGCCGTGCGCTGGCCGGCATGGAGACCCGCGTGGTCGACGAGGAGGGCAATGAGGTTCCACGTGGAACACAGGGCCGCCTCCAGGTGCGGGGTGCGTTCCTGTTCCGCGGTTACCTCGGCATGCTCGATGCCACCCTCGAGGAATATGAGGGGGACTGGTTCAACACCGGTGACCTGGCGGTCATGGATGATGAGGGGTTCATCTCCCTCTCGGGCCGCGACAAGGATGTCATCATCCGCGGTGGTGAGAACGTTCCCGTCGCCGATCTTGAGAACGCCCTGATCCAGCACCCGGACATCGCGGATGTGGCGGTGGTGGCGATGCCACACGACCGTCTGCAGGAGATCGCCGCTGCGGTGGTAGTCATGGAGCACGGCCGCGAGCCCATCACCATGGAGACCATGAAGGCGCATCTGGAATCCACCAACATCGCCAAGCCGTACTGGCCGGAGTACCTCGAGGTCACCGACACCCTGCCGCGCACCCCCTCGGGCAAGCCGCAGAAGTTCAAGCTGCGTGAGCACCTGGCCAAGGTGGCGGAGAAGCTCAAGCAGGATGATATCGACAACGGTGTCGTCGCCACCCCGGGGCAGATCACCGCCCCACCGGTGCTCACCAGCCCCCGCGGTTCCTGGTGGGGTCCGGTCGACATCACCCAGATGGACAGCTTGTTCTCCGTGGAGGAGAAATCCACCGCCCTGAAGGTCCGGCAGTTCGTGGACCGGGAGATCCGCCCCAACATCGCCGAATGGTACAACGCCGGTCACTTCCCCAGGGAGATCATCCCGGAGCTGGGCAAACTCGGCGTGCTGGGCATGTACCTCAAGGGCTTCGACTGCCCGGGCCGCTCCGCGGTGGAATACGGCCTGGCGGCACAGGAACTGGAGGCGGGTGACTCCGGTCTGCGCACCTTCGTCTCCGTCCAGGGCTCGCTGGCGATGGCGGCGATCCACAAGCACGGATCCCTGGATCAGAAACTCGAATGGCTGCCCCGCATGGCCAGGGGTGAGGCCGTGGGCTGCTTCGGTCTGACCGAACCCACCGCCGGGTCCAACCCCGCGGCGATGAAGACCTTCGCCCGCCAGGAGCCGGGTGGGGACTGGGTCCTCAACGGCACCAAGCGTTGGATCGGCCTGGCGAATATCGCCGATGTGGCCATCATCTGGGCGCAGACCGAGGAGTTCGGCGACGGCCGCGGGGTCCGCGGTTTCGTGGTCCCCACCGACACCCCGGGCTTCTCCGCCCAGGTCATCGAACCGAAACTGTCCATGCGCGCCTCCGTCCAGTGTGAGATCACCCTGGAGGATGTCCGCCTCCCCTACACCGCGATGCTGCCGAAGGACTCCGCCGTGGGTCTGCGCGGACCGTTCTCCTGCCTCAACGAGGCCCGCTACGGAATCGTGTGGGGTGTGCTCGGAGCCGCCCGCGACTCCTTCAACTCGGCACTGGAATACTCCCACCACCGCGAGCAGTTCGGCACCCCGCTGACCCACTTCCAGATCACCCAGACCAAACTGGCGGACATGGCCGTGGCCATCAACAAGGGTTACCACCTGGCCCACCACATCGGACGCCTCAAGGACACCACCGGTGTGACCCCGGAGATGATCTCCACCGGCAAGCTGGACAACACCCGCATCGCCATCCAGATCGCCCGCGATGCCCGCGCCATGCTCGGCGGCAACGGCATCTCCATGGACTACTCACCACTACGCCACGCCAACAACCTGGAATCGGTGCGCACCTATGAGGGCACCGACGAGGTCCACCAGCTCACCATCGGCCGGTTCATCACCGGCGTCGGCGCATTCACCGCAGAAGGAGCGAAATAA